Genomic segment of Synchiropus splendidus isolate RoL2022-P1 chromosome 4, RoL_Sspl_1.0, whole genome shotgun sequence:
caggAGAAAGCACATGTacaaaaatagtttttaaaTGCAGCACATTGCTTCAAAATATGTGTCtattaaataataaagtcaGTGTGAACTGCATTGTGGTAACTGAACATGATGTGGTGCTACTTTCAGATTTTTCCATCTGGTTGAGTCACACCGGGTTGAGTTTGAAAGAGGGGTGGGCGTCGTGGGGCGGGGTTCAGGCTCTACTCACTGGGTGAGCTTCCCTCTGCCGCGCCGTGACAGGACAGTCCTTGTGAGTCAGCAGAATCTGCTTCAGTTGACCCACCTCCGACTTCAGCGACGTCACCTCGTTCTGCACATGAATAACACGTGTGAGATGTGAGGAGAGTTGAGGTCATGTATTGACTTAGACAAGGAAGACGCGTGTCTCACCTGTAGCTGCAGGTTTGTGTGCGTCAGCTCTTCTGCTTTCTTCTCCAGTGACGACACCCACAGTTTTCGCTTCTGCCGGCATCTTGTGGCGGCAGCTCTGTTGCGTTCCAAAAACTTCTGTCTGCGCTCATCCGGGTCCTGCTCCGTGGTCCTCCTCCGTCGGCtggccccgcctcctcctccgccgcctcCACCCCCACCActgttgctgcagctgctgctgctacctGACCGCACTGCATGATGGGAGTGGGACTGCTGCATGTGCTGTGCAATAGGTGACACCTGAGGAGATAAGACTCAGCGTCAGCCACCTGGCTGGTGAGGCAACGCGGCGGTCAGTGAAGGCATCATACCTGTGCAGGGACAGAGAGTGCAGGTGACGAACAGGGGTGCAGGTGAGGAGGGGGGGACTGGTGAGCCGGAAGATGAGATGCATTCTGATGGTGGTTTTGGGAGCTCCCGTGGTGCGGCGGGGGCGACGTGTGACACTGTTGCTGGTAGGTGAGAGacggatgatggtggtgatgatgatgatgttgaggaggttggtgatgatgatgctgtAGTGGAGGAGCCTGTTGGCGCTGTGACATCATCTCCATCATGTGACCCATGGGTGAGTTAAGAGGTAACATTCCAGGGTGGTGCTGTTGGTAATGATGGCCCACCGTTTGTTTGCACCTCTGTGTCGACATAAAAGAACAGATGCATTGTGCTGCTTAGCTTTCCATTTAGCCACTGCTCCACTCCCACTCGTTTCATTTGCTCTATGGTTTTTAACTcatgaaatgatttaaaaatgtcGTCCACGAGgtggcattttttttatttatttttttgctctgtTTCAACCATCCTTTATTTCTGTATgaatatgaatacattttacATCGATGAGtcagaaatatatatttctttatatatatagaaacttatatatacattatatgtatatatatatatatatatatatatatatatatatatatatatatatatatattctgttgcATTTCAGCATGTGAGGTTGAAAAACTATTAATATCAATTATTatcaa
This window contains:
- the LOC128758019 gene encoding cyclic AMP-responsive element-binding protein 5-like isoform X2 — translated: MNDKQEKPYVCQAPGCSQRFQLEEHLLIHRHKHEMTLKFPSIKTDTAFSDQTPTPTHFLQNCEEVGLFKEIEEEFLQAQEEEKKKQTLSHNGPSCMNPQQLQHPPQHQPQLHHPQGIGSLMGPCCSLATQQTLSSSQSGSVITQAPSSLSHSGPLSGPLSSLLYMRNRHRQPLPASLPGPLPDPAMQGASAQHLPLEKQMSCVMGVPGPVHNPSCSSPQRCKQTVGHHYQQHHPGMLPLNSPMGHMMEMMSQRQQAPPLQHHHHQPPQHHHHHHHHPSLTYQQQCHTSPPPHHGSSQNHHQNASHLPAHQSPPPHLHPCSSPALSVPAQVSPIAQHMQQSHSHHAVRSGSSSSCSNSGGGGGGGGGGGASRRRRTTEQDPDERRQKFLERNRAAATRCRQKRKLWVSSLEKKAEELTHTNLQLQNEVTSLKSEVGQLKQILLTHKDCPVTARQREAHPVSRA